A window of Aerococcus urinae contains these coding sequences:
- a CDS encoding metallophosphoesterase family protein: MKFLHLSDTHYLDNYQGEFEVFGIDYEPHEKLFHALETFDFSSVDFVVNTGDLIHDGGVEDYQALDRILRSYMPKDMPLYYVLGNHDNKAAFYQALYGKEADEGLNYVADFQGYRLIIIDTAEQSRHHGIISKELEAWVADQLATPSEKGSLLFHHHPLLIGWEPGVIETEISDSYLDLLEQSDVRGIFTGHLHENRHAMVRNIPQHTAASLAFGLEQVGDVAFFTDQLGYSVVEVNDETIDVFTKTTNPITERYKQQRL, translated from the coding sequence ATGAAGTTTTTGCATCTTTCGGATACCCATTACTTGGATAATTACCAAGGCGAGTTTGAAGTGTTTGGGATCGACTATGAACCCCATGAAAAACTTTTTCACGCTTTAGAGACTTTTGATTTTAGTAGCGTGGATTTTGTGGTGAATACAGGTGATTTGATTCATGATGGTGGCGTTGAGGATTACCAGGCCCTTGACCGAATATTGCGATCTTACATGCCTAAAGATATGCCGCTTTATTATGTATTAGGCAATCACGACAATAAGGCAGCCTTTTACCAAGCCTTGTACGGCAAGGAAGCTGATGAAGGATTGAACTATGTGGCTGATTTTCAAGGCTATCGCTTAATTATCATAGATACTGCCGAACAGAGTCGTCACCACGGTATCATTTCAAAAGAATTAGAAGCTTGGGTGGCTGATCAATTAGCAACGCCTAGTGAAAAGGGGAGCTTACTTTTCCATCACCATCCTCTACTTATTGGCTGGGAACCAGGAGTGATCGAAACTGAGATTAGTGACAGCTATCTGGATCTATTAGAACAGTCCGATGTACGGGGGATTTTTACTGGGCACCTTCATGAAAATCGCCATGCTATGGTTAGAAATATCCCGCAACACACGGCGGCTTCATTAGCTTTTGGTTTAGAACAAGTTGGAGATGTGGCTTTCTTTACTGATCAATTGGGTTATTCCGTGGTTGAAGTGAATGATGAGACCATTGATGTCTTTACGAAGACAACCAATCCCATAACGGAACGCTACAAGCAACAAAGATTATAA
- a CDS encoding YdcF family protein yields MKRRWLTGLSLGALLGLGLRSLYKHLDHGQAPQVSELIIVAEGPAVERAEKAVHLLKAGYSRAEKIIVSPRYTDVDEDLFAGYQQLGAERENLIEEKQATSTWTNATTSLALMDDLGYHSAIVVTSDYHMRRTRLAFERANRNYGFQLNFVSAYFQGESYPNHPYTQNMALQELYKYIGYCLHLYHWIDL; encoded by the coding sequence ATGAAAAGAAGATGGCTAACCGGTCTCTCTCTAGGAGCGCTTCTTGGCTTAGGATTGAGGTCCCTATACAAGCACTTGGACCACGGCCAGGCCCCGCAAGTCTCTGAACTAATTATCGTGGCCGAAGGGCCGGCAGTCGAACGGGCTGAAAAGGCGGTTCACTTACTGAAGGCTGGTTATAGTCGCGCTGAAAAAATTATAGTTTCTCCCCGCTATACTGATGTGGACGAAGATTTATTTGCTGGTTACCAGCAATTGGGAGCCGAGCGGGAGAACTTAATCGAAGAAAAGCAGGCCACTTCCACCTGGACCAACGCGACAACTTCACTAGCTCTCATGGATGATCTGGGTTATCATTCTGCCATTGTCGTGACTAGTGACTATCACATGAGGCGGACACGGCTGGCTTTTGAGCGAGCTAACCGCAACTACGGCTTCCAACTCAATTTTGTGAGCGCCTATTTTCAAGGGGAAAGCTATCCAAATCACCCCTATACCCAAAACATGGCCTTGCAAGAGTTGTATAAGTATATTGGTTATTGCTTGCATTTATATCATTGGATTGATTTGTAA
- a CDS encoding ABC transporter substrate-binding protein: protein MKLKKWLLGGLTLLTGFSLAACGNSSGGNESAASDEPIEIEYWHPNGDTKGGPTVTELINEFNASQDEVHVTGVFQSGTFQGLMQNLQTNAAAGKTPALVQVGWSYREYFANNFEYSQPQDIIDNLSKEDSSFITDKFEENIYNLATANDGSQVGLPYSLSVAVIYLNMDILNEAGVNKDDLKTWEDIRQAAQTISQNTDHIGLYIQEAQDNWNIQAMVESNGSQVLKDGKAAFADEKGKETYQFYQDMVEEGSALHATGEEGQQAFISGNIGMWHQSVAHRTNVMKNANFEAVAIPSPAFEGEENNKPAGGSMLVVTGQDEDQQLAAWKFMKFLYEPDNIAAWTAGTGYVPPTKDASQNEDLQALIKDDKIFPAAYANLENMVAWAPFPGDSGMQAEKMLIDLKDRVLSGADVDTEVTKTQDEINQLIK from the coding sequence ATGAAACTAAAGAAATGGTTGTTGGGTGGTTTAACCTTACTTACAGGTTTCTCACTGGCCGCTTGCGGCAATAGCTCAGGTGGTAATGAAAGTGCTGCTTCAGACGAGCCAATTGAAATTGAATATTGGCATCCTAATGGTGATACCAAGGGAGGGCCAACCGTCACTGAATTAATTAATGAGTTTAACGCGTCTCAAGACGAAGTCCATGTGACGGGTGTCTTTCAATCAGGGACCTTCCAAGGCTTAATGCAAAACTTACAAACCAATGCTGCGGCGGGGAAGACGCCGGCTCTGGTTCAAGTTGGTTGGTCTTATCGTGAATACTTTGCTAATAACTTTGAATATAGTCAGCCACAAGACATTATTGATAACTTATCAAAAGAAGATAGTAGCTTTATCACTGATAAGTTTGAAGAAAACATTTATAACCTGGCCACTGCTAATGATGGTTCGCAAGTTGGTTTACCTTATTCCTTATCGGTAGCTGTTATCTATTTAAATATGGATATTCTGAATGAGGCAGGGGTTAATAAAGACGACCTAAAGACTTGGGAAGATATCCGCCAAGCTGCTCAAACGATAAGCCAAAATACAGACCATATTGGTCTCTATATCCAAGAAGCTCAAGATAATTGGAATATTCAGGCCATGGTTGAGTCTAACGGTTCACAGGTGCTAAAAGATGGCAAAGCCGCTTTTGCTGATGAAAAGGGTAAGGAAACTTACCAGTTTTACCAAGATATGGTTGAAGAAGGAAGCGCCCTTCATGCTACTGGTGAAGAGGGGCAACAAGCCTTTATCTCTGGAAACATCGGGATGTGGCACCAATCGGTTGCTCATCGGACTAACGTGATGAAGAATGCGAATTTTGAAGCGGTAGCGATTCCTTCACCTGCTTTTGAAGGCGAAGAGAATAATAAACCGGCGGGCGGATCTATGCTAGTGGTTACCGGGCAAGATGAGGACCAACAATTAGCCGCTTGGAAATTTATGAAGTTCTTATATGAACCAGACAACATTGCCGCGTGGACTGCTGGAACAGGTTATGTGCCACCAACGAAAGATGCATCTCAAAATGAAGACTTACAAGCCTTAATTAAGGACGATAAAATCTTCCCAGCTGCCTATGCAAACTTAGAAAACATGGTCGCCTGGGCACCATTCCCTGGGGACTCCGGGATGCAAGCAGAAAAAATGCTTATTGACCTCAAAGACCGTGTCCTAAGTGGCGCTGATGTCGATACAGAGGTTACTAAGACCCAGGATGAAATTAACCAATTGATTAAATAG